A stretch of the Vagococcus xieshaowenii genome encodes the following:
- a CDS encoding PTS mannose/fructose/sorbose transporter subunit IIC produces the protein MSVLSMILVVLVAFLAGMEGILDEFQFHQPLVACTLIGLVTGNLEAGIVLGGTLQMIALGWANIGAAVAPDAALASVASAIILVLGGQGVKGVPAAIAVAIPLAVAGLFLTMIVRTLAVPIVHMMDKAAEEGNMRKIELWHMVAVAMQGVRIAIPAAALLFIPATTVQGFLESMPAWLTDGMAIGGGMVVAVGYALVINMMATKETWPFFAIGFVVAALSEITLIGLGVLGVALALIYLHLSKTGGSSNNNGGSNTGDPLGDILNDY, from the coding sequence ATGAGTGTATTATCAATGATTTTAGTTGTATTAGTTGCCTTTCTAGCTGGTATGGAAGGAATTTTAGATGAGTTCCAATTCCATCAACCGTTAGTAGCATGTACGTTAATCGGTTTAGTAACAGGCAATTTAGAAGCAGGTATTGTTCTAGGTGGAACATTACAAATGATCGCGTTAGGTTGGGCTAACATTGGGGCAGCAGTAGCACCCGATGCAGCGTTAGCATCTGTAGCGTCAGCAATTATTTTAGTATTAGGTGGACAAGGCGTTAAAGGTGTTCCTGCAGCGATTGCTGTTGCGATTCCTTTAGCTGTTGCAGGTTTATTCTTAACAATGATCGTTCGTACATTAGCTGTTCCTATCGTTCATATGATGGATAAAGCAGCTGAAGAAGGAAACATGAGAAAAATTGAATTATGGCACATGGTTGCTGTAGCAATGCAAGGTGTTCGTATTGCTATTCCAGCGGCAGCGTTATTATTCATCCCAGCAACAACTGTTCAAGGTTTCTTAGAGTCAATGCCAGCTTGGTTAACAGATGGTATGGCTATCGGTGGTGGTATGGTAGTAGCAGTAGGTTACGCATTAGTAATCAACATGATGGCAACTAAAGAAACATGGCCATTCTTTGCTATCGGATTTGTGGTAGCAGCTTTATCAGAAATCACTTTAATCGGTTTAGGTGTATTAGGTGTTGCATTAGCATTAATCTACTTACACTTATCTAAAACAGGTGGTTCTTCAAACAACAACGGTGGCAGCAACACTGGTGATCCACTAGGCGATATCTTAAACGACTATTAA
- a CDS encoding PTS system mannose/fructose/sorbose family transporter subunit IID produces the protein MAEKIQLSKKDRLAVAWRSTFIQGSWNYERMQNGGWVYSMIPAIKKLYTNKEDQKAALKRHLEFFNTHPYIASPILGVTLALEEERANGADVDDVAIQGVKVGMMGPLAGIGDPVFWFTVRPMLGALGASLAMGGNILGPILFFVLWNLIRWAFMWYTQEFGYKAGSKITEDLSGGLLQDVTKGASILGMFVLAALVQRWVSIQFQPVVSKVKLDQGAYIEWDKLPSGAEGMKAAFEQVNSGLSLSAEKVTTLQQNLDQLIPGLAPLLLTLFCMWLLKKKVSPIVIILGLFVVGILGHVVGLL, from the coding sequence ATGGCAGAAAAAATTCAATTAAGTAAAAAAGATCGATTAGCTGTTGCATGGCGTTCTACATTCATTCAAGGTTCTTGGAACTATGAACGTATGCAAAATGGTGGTTGGGTTTACTCAATGATCCCAGCAATCAAAAAATTATACACAAACAAAGAAGATCAAAAAGCGGCATTAAAACGTCACTTAGAATTCTTTAATACACATCCATATATCGCATCTCCAATCTTAGGTGTAACATTAGCCTTAGAAGAAGAACGTGCAAACGGAGCTGACGTTGATGACGTAGCTATCCAAGGGGTTAAGGTTGGTATGATGGGACCTTTAGCTGGTATTGGTGATCCAGTCTTCTGGTTTACAGTACGTCCTATGTTAGGTGCTTTAGGAGCGTCACTTGCAATGGGTGGTAACATCTTAGGACCTATTCTTTTCTTCGTCTTATGGAACTTAATTCGTTGGGCATTCATGTGGTATACACAAGAATTTGGTTACAAAGCAGGTAGCAAAATCACTGAAGATTTATCAGGTGGTTTATTACAAGATGTAACAAAAGGTGCGTCAATCTTAGGGATGTTCGTACTGGCAGCGTTAGTACAACGTTGGGTTTCTATTCAATTCCAACCAGTTGTTTCTAAAGTTAAATTAGACCAAGGTGCTTATATCGAGTGGGATAAATTACCTTCTGGAGCAGAAGGTATGAAAGCTGCGTTTGAACAAGTAAACAGTGGTTTATCATTATCAGCTGAAAAAGTTACAACATTACAACAAAACTTGGATCAATTAATTCCAGGTTTAGCACCATTATTATTAACATTATTCTGTATGTGGTTATTGAAGAAAAAAGTATCTCCAATCGTAATTATCTTAGGATTGTTCGTAGTAGGTATTTTAGGACACGTAGTAGGATTACTATAA
- a CDS encoding DUF956 family protein: MVQSLNTKVDLVTDATAYTGLTDYGKIMIGDKGFEFYHDRDVSKFIQIPWEEVDYVAASVMFKGKWIPRYAIQTKKNGMYTFSSKHPKKALRAMNVYIPADRMVHSLSFMDVLKRGLKNTFKKKK, encoded by the coding sequence ATGGTACAATCACTTAATACAAAAGTTGACTTAGTCACAGACGCAACGGCTTATACCGGGTTAACCGATTATGGCAAAATTATGATTGGGGATAAAGGATTTGAATTTTATCATGACCGAGATGTGAGTAAATTTATCCAAATCCCTTGGGAAGAAGTGGACTATGTCGCGGCTTCTGTCATGTTTAAAGGTAAGTGGATTCCGCGTTATGCCATCCAAACGAAAAAGAATGGGATGTATACCTTCTCATCTAAACATCCTAAAAAAGCATTACGTGCGATGAATGTTTATATTCCAGCGGATCGCATGGTTCATTCATTAAGTTTTATGGATGTTCTAAAGCGTGGACTAAAGAATACCTTTAAAAAGAAAAAATAG
- a CDS encoding M24 family metallopeptidase produces MIHRINKLRNKMKEANLDAFLVTSSYNLRYVSGFTGTSGLAVITLDNAYFVTDFRYTEQASTQCEGYTIVQHSGPIYDEVENIVKKENLSNMAFEEVHMSYFTHDVVSELLSCDMVPVQGMIEELREVKESSEIEIVKAACGIADKAYAHILDYIKPGMSEIQVANEVDFFMRSLGATSVSFETIVASGVRSAMPHGVASNKIIEQGDLITLDFGCYYEGYVSDMTRTFAIGDPGQQLKDIHQMVLDAQLMVTAAAKPGMTGVQLDAVARDYFATKGVAEAFGHSTGHGIGLEIHEGPNVSRLAEKAFVPGNIISNEPGLYFPGIGGVRIEDDLLVTETGVEILTHSPRELIIL; encoded by the coding sequence ATGATTCATCGTATAAATAAGCTTAGAAACAAAATGAAAGAAGCAAACTTAGACGCTTTTCTTGTCACAAGTTCGTATAATTTAAGATATGTTTCAGGATTTACTGGCACTTCTGGTTTAGCGGTTATCACGTTAGATAATGCCTACTTTGTAACGGACTTCCGTTATACTGAACAAGCAAGCACGCAATGCGAAGGTTACACGATTGTTCAACATAGCGGTCCTATTTATGATGAAGTAGAAAATATTGTCAAAAAAGAAAACCTATCAAACATGGCATTTGAAGAAGTTCATATGTCTTACTTTACACATGACGTTGTTTCAGAACTTTTATCATGTGATATGGTGCCTGTTCAAGGGATGATAGAAGAGCTACGTGAAGTTAAAGAAAGTTCAGAAATCGAAATTGTGAAGGCTGCCTGTGGTATTGCAGATAAAGCCTATGCGCATATTCTTGATTATATCAAACCTGGTATGAGTGAAATTCAAGTAGCCAATGAAGTGGATTTCTTTATGCGTTCATTAGGCGCTACAAGTGTGTCATTTGAAACGATTGTAGCTAGCGGAGTTCGTTCAGCAATGCCTCACGGTGTGGCAAGTAATAAAATAATTGAGCAAGGTGACTTGATTACTTTAGATTTTGGATGTTATTATGAAGGGTACGTTTCAGATATGACCCGTACGTTTGCCATTGGTGACCCAGGTCAACAATTAAAAGATATTCATCAAATGGTTCTAGACGCTCAATTAATGGTTACAGCAGCAGCCAAACCAGGTATGACAGGCGTTCAATTAGATGCAGTGGCACGTGATTACTTCGCTACTAAAGGAGTCGCAGAAGCATTCGGTCACTCAACAGGTCATGGTATTGGTCTAGAAATTCATGAAGGTCCAAACGTTTCTCGTTTGGCTGAAAAAGCTTTTGTTCCAGGCAACATTATTTCGAATGAACCAGGATTGTACTTCCCAGGTATTGGTGGCGTACGTATCGAAGATGATCTTTTAGTAACAGAAACAGGCGTTGAAATATTAACCCATTCACCAAGAGAGTTAATTATTTTATAA
- the efp gene encoding elongation factor P, producing the protein MISVNDLKTGLTVEVDGGIWRVMDFQHVKPGKGAAFVRTKLKNLRTGSVQEKTFRGGEKIAKAQIDNRKMQYLYESGDSHVFMDTENYEQIELPTEVIKDELNYLLENSMCNIIMYGNETIGVDLPNTVVLEVKETEPGIKGDTASGGSKPAVMETGLVVNVPFFVNAGDKLVVNTVDGSYTSRA; encoded by the coding sequence ATGATTTCAGTAAACGATTTAAAAACAGGTTTAACTGTAGAAGTAGATGGAGGCATTTGGCGTGTAATGGATTTCCAACACGTGAAACCTGGTAAAGGAGCAGCCTTTGTTCGTACCAAATTAAAAAATCTACGTACCGGTAGTGTTCAAGAAAAAACTTTCCGTGGTGGAGAAAAAATTGCTAAAGCGCAAATCGACAATCGTAAAATGCAATATCTATATGAGTCAGGTGATAGCCATGTCTTCATGGATACTGAAAACTATGAACAAATCGAATTACCAACAGAAGTCATCAAAGATGAATTGAACTATTTATTAGAAAACAGCATGTGTAACATTATCATGTATGGTAATGAAACAATCGGTGTTGACTTACCAAATACAGTTGTTTTAGAAGTAAAAGAAACTGAACCAGGTATCAAAGGAGATACTGCTTCAGGTGGTTCAAAACCTGCTGTGATGGAAACTGGCTTAGTTGTAAACGTGCCATTCTTTGTTAACGCTGGTGATAAATTAGTGGTTAACACTGTCGATGGTTCATATACTTCACGTGCTTAA
- a CDS encoding Asp23/Gls24 family envelope stress response protein, translating to MGQNTDLILENLNENTGGDIVIAPEVLEVIIGIAAAKVEGVQGMRGNLAANVTSLLGKESHRKGVTLNVLDEGISVDLYCYLAYGVSVPKVALQLQEIVKQQVLNMTDIELLEVNVHVVGLVTEKLATPSLEELLSMEEEEEE from the coding sequence ATGGGACAAAATACGGATTTAATTTTAGAAAACCTAAATGAAAATACAGGTGGGGATATTGTTATTGCACCTGAAGTTTTAGAAGTGATTATCGGTATTGCCGCAGCTAAAGTTGAAGGCGTTCAAGGAATGCGTGGCAATTTAGCAGCAAATGTTACCTCACTTTTAGGAAAAGAATCACATCGTAAAGGTGTAACGTTAAATGTTTTAGATGAAGGAATCTCAGTAGACTTATATTGCTATTTAGCCTATGGTGTTTCAGTTCCTAAAGTAGCCCTACAGCTACAAGAAATTGTGAAACAACAAGTGTTAAATATGACGGATATTGAATTGTTAGAAGTCAATGTTCACGTTGTGGGATTAGTCACTGAAAAATTAGCGACACCATCATTAGAAGAATTACTAAGTATGGAAGAAGAAGAGGAGGAATAG
- the nusB gene encoding transcription antitermination factor NusB: MELTRRQIREKALQALYPFDFQQEITKEDAISYALEIGNQSLFDEETGMFIPEYLDQLVSGVIEHQAEIDRKIEEHLKGWNIARVAKTDLIIMRIAIYEMLNEETPSRVALNEAIELAKMYCDHKSPKFVNGVLSNVMNQLDSEKE, translated from the coding sequence GTGGAGTTAACTCGTCGTCAAATCAGAGAGAAAGCTCTTCAAGCGCTATATCCATTTGATTTTCAACAAGAAATTACCAAAGAAGATGCTATTAGTTATGCTTTAGAAATCGGGAATCAATCATTATTTGATGAAGAGACAGGTATGTTTATTCCGGAATATCTAGATCAATTAGTATCAGGTGTCATTGAGCATCAAGCGGAAATTGATCGTAAAATTGAAGAACATTTAAAGGGATGGAATATCGCTCGTGTAGCTAAAACAGATTTAATTATTATGCGAATTGCTATTTATGAAATGTTAAACGAAGAAACACCAAGTCGTGTAGCATTAAATGAAGCAATTGAACTTGCTAAAATGTATTGTGATCACAAATCACCTAAATTCGTTAATGGTGTATTATCAAACGTGATGAACCAATTAGATAGTGAAAAAGAATAG
- the xseA gene encoding exodeoxyribonuclease VII large subunit gives MTQQYLSVTALTRYIKYKFEQDPYLERVFLTGELSNFRARPNAHQYFSIKDANAKISAVMFKGAYAKLKFEPKEGMKVLVIGRITLYEATGQYQITIEHMEPDGVGALYQAFEEMKEKLSKEGLFNAPKKPLVKFPKRIAVITSPSGAVIRDIMTTVKRRYPIAELVIFPTLVQGTKAAQNIVANIQKADDIGNFDTMIVARGGGSIEDLWPFNEEIVARAIFAAKTPIISSVGHETDITIADFVADVRAATPTAAAELSVPNLTDELLKIREKEHQLMKAFRTLLRHKKERLHKSQDSYIFRQPQRLYESLEIKLDSISQRFNQQMTATIQKQEQQLSELTQRLQLVNPSQEVEQSQQQLNFLKERLMRSMILKLDKSKMELAKGMQALDMLSPLNIMKRGYGYVTDESGIIHSAQQLSEHQEITINFTDGKALAEVKSIEYIKE, from the coding sequence ATGACACAACAATATTTGTCAGTAACAGCCTTAACGAGATATATAAAATATAAATTTGAACAAGATCCTTATTTAGAAAGAGTTTTTTTAACAGGAGAGTTGTCTAACTTTAGAGCTAGACCGAATGCCCATCAATATTTTTCAATCAAAGATGCAAATGCGAAGATATCAGCCGTTATGTTTAAAGGTGCCTATGCAAAATTAAAATTTGAGCCTAAAGAAGGTATGAAGGTTTTAGTTATTGGTCGGATCACGCTTTATGAAGCGACGGGTCAATATCAAATAACTATTGAACATATGGAACCAGATGGTGTAGGGGCTTTGTACCAAGCGTTTGAGGAGATGAAAGAAAAATTATCTAAAGAAGGATTATTTAATGCGCCTAAAAAGCCTTTAGTTAAGTTTCCTAAACGAATTGCCGTTATTACTAGTCCAAGTGGAGCTGTTATACGTGATATTATGACGACAGTGAAGCGTCGTTACCCTATTGCTGAATTGGTTATTTTTCCAACGTTAGTTCAAGGGACAAAGGCTGCACAAAATATTGTAGCGAATATTCAAAAAGCCGATGACATCGGCAATTTTGATACCATGATTGTGGCACGTGGGGGCGGTTCAATTGAAGATTTGTGGCCGTTCAATGAAGAAATCGTGGCACGAGCCATTTTTGCGGCTAAGACGCCGATTATTTCTTCAGTCGGTCATGAAACAGATATCACCATTGCAGATTTTGTAGCAGATGTTAGAGCGGCAACACCAACAGCAGCTGCAGAATTATCGGTTCCTAATTTGACCGATGAATTGTTAAAAATCCGAGAAAAAGAACATCAATTAATGAAAGCATTTCGTACTTTATTACGTCATAAAAAAGAACGATTGCATAAATCTCAGGATTCGTATATTTTCAGACAACCACAACGTTTGTATGAAAGTTTAGAAATAAAACTAGATAGTATTAGTCAGCGATTTAATCAACAAATGACCGCGACGATACAAAAGCAAGAACAGCAACTATCGGAATTAACGCAGCGTTTGCAATTAGTAAATCCAAGTCAAGAAGTTGAACAATCACAGCAACAGTTGAACTTTTTAAAAGAGCGATTGATGCGTAGCATGATACTCAAACTTGATAAAAGCAAAATGGAATTAGCTAAAGGAATGCAAGCACTGGATATGTTAAGTCCATTAAATATTATGAAACGTGGGTATGGATATGTCACTGATGAGTCAGGGATCATTCATTCAGCCCAACAACTAAGTGAACATCAAGAGATTACCATTAACTTTACGGATGGTAAAGCACTGGCAGAAGTCAAATCAATAGAGTATATAAAGGAGTAG
- a CDS encoding exodeoxyribonuclease VII small subunit, whose product MATKKAEPTFEEALNQLEVIVRELEQGDIPLEQALGSFKEGIGLSQYCQKKLADAEEMLTKIMNEEGQEVVFQESESLNA is encoded by the coding sequence ATGGCAACAAAAAAAGCAGAGCCTACATTTGAAGAGGCGTTAAATCAATTAGAAGTAATCGTTAGAGAACTTGAGCAAGGGGATATTCCTTTAGAACAAGCATTAGGAAGCTTTAAAGAAGGCATTGGTTTGAGTCAATATTGTCAAAAGAAATTAGCAGATGCTGAAGAGATGTTAACTAAGATTATGAATGAAGAAGGTCAAGAAGTAGTGTTTCAAGAGAGTGAGAGCTTAAATGCCTAA
- a CDS encoding polyprenyl synthetase family protein — protein MPKTFANFSVNHLPKVEEMMLGFVRKYAEEATLAQAMTYSLEAGGKRIRPMLLLATLDMLKQPIEDAHYQVAGALEMIHTYSLIHDDLPAMDNDDLRRGKPTNHKVYGEGMAILAGDGLLTEAFHLVTQANIEPDVKVAIMQELALHAGSAGMIGGQVGDIEAENQEITLDHLASIHRRKTGALIMFAVNSAALLAQADEATRRHLSHYAEQFGIAFQIKDDILDVIGDEAVIGKKVGSDEALNKSTYTSILGMEAAKEKLNEHIHDALASLEAIKVNQPEVDTALLVELINKLR, from the coding sequence ATGCCTAAGACCTTTGCAAACTTTTCAGTTAATCATTTACCTAAAGTAGAAGAGATGATGTTAGGTTTTGTAAGAAAATATGCAGAAGAAGCAACGTTAGCACAAGCGATGACTTATTCACTAGAAGCTGGTGGCAAAAGAATACGTCCGATGTTATTACTTGCTACTCTTGATATGTTGAAGCAACCGATTGAAGACGCCCATTATCAAGTGGCTGGTGCCTTAGAAATGATTCATACGTATTCCTTGATTCATGATGATTTACCTGCCATGGATAATGATGACTTACGCCGAGGGAAACCAACTAACCATAAAGTTTACGGCGAAGGAATGGCTATTTTGGCAGGTGACGGGCTATTAACGGAAGCTTTTCATTTAGTTACACAAGCAAACATCGAACCAGACGTGAAAGTCGCAATCATGCAAGAACTAGCACTTCATGCTGGTTCAGCTGGAATGATTGGTGGACAAGTGGGTGACATTGAAGCGGAGAACCAAGAGATTACATTGGATCATTTAGCTTCTATTCATCGTCGTAAAACAGGTGCGTTGATTATGTTTGCTGTTAATAGTGCCGCTTTACTAGCACAAGCTGATGAAGCAACCAGGCGTCACCTATCTCACTATGCTGAACAATTTGGCATTGCCTTCCAAATCAAAGATGATATTTTAGATGTTATTGGGGATGAAGCAGTTATAGGGAAAAAAGTCGGCTCAGATGAAGCGTTGAATAAAAGTACCTATACATCGATTCTAGGCATGGAAGCAGCGAAAGAAAAATTAAATGAACATATTCATGATGCGCTTGCCTCACTAGAAGCAATCAAGGTAAATCAACCAGAAGTGGATACAGCGCTTTTAGTCGAACTAATAAATAAATTAAGGTGA
- a CDS encoding TlyA family RNA methyltransferase: protein MKKERVDVLVVNQGLAETREQAKRLVMAGMVYDQNNERMDKPGVKIPEITELQLKGKGLRYVSRGGLKLEKAIEVFDMDFNDKTVLDIGASTGGFTDVALQNGAKLSYALDVGHNQLAWKLRQDERVVVMEKTNFRYSKPEDFEQGLPEIATIDVSFISLKLILPVLKTIIQPNGHVMALVKPQFEAGRELVGKNGIVRDPDVHQMVLYEMTYFMQEEGFQVEAMNYSPIKGGEGNIEFIVYLKAVDEVDKKDSLALETWVKQIVDEAHHSL from the coding sequence ATGAAAAAAGAACGAGTAGATGTCTTGGTCGTCAATCAAGGTCTTGCTGAAACACGTGAACAAGCAAAACGTTTAGTAATGGCCGGCATGGTTTATGACCAAAACAATGAACGCATGGACAAACCAGGGGTGAAAATTCCTGAAATAACTGAATTACAATTAAAAGGGAAAGGCTTACGCTATGTTTCGCGTGGTGGCCTTAAATTAGAAAAAGCAATTGAAGTATTTGATATGGACTTTAATGACAAAACAGTGTTAGATATTGGTGCTTCAACAGGTGGATTTACCGATGTAGCCTTACAAAATGGGGCGAAATTAAGTTATGCTTTAGATGTGGGACACAATCAATTAGCATGGAAATTACGTCAAGACGAACGTGTTGTTGTAATGGAAAAAACTAACTTCCGCTATTCTAAGCCAGAAGATTTTGAACAAGGCTTACCAGAAATTGCAACGATTGATGTGTCGTTTATTTCATTAAAATTAATTTTGCCAGTCTTAAAAACGATCATTCAACCCAACGGTCATGTAATGGCACTTGTTAAGCCACAATTTGAAGCAGGGCGTGAATTAGTAGGGAAAAACGGTATTGTCCGTGACCCAGATGTCCATCAAATGGTTCTATACGAGATGACATATTTCATGCAAGAAGAAGGCTTCCAAGTTGAAGCGATGAACTACTCACCAATCAAAGGTGGCGAAGGAAACATTGAATTTATTGTTTACTTAAAAGCAGTTGATGAAGTGGATAAAAAAGATAGCTTAGCGTTAGAAACGTGGGTGAAACAAATCGTTGATGAGGCACATCACTCACTATAG
- the recN gene encoding DNA repair protein RecN, translating into MLEELVIKNFAIISDLRLSFEKGMTVLTGETGAGKSIIIDAVGLLVGGRGSADFIRHAEEKSVLEGQFFVNERVLPDVKEALEQLGIEMDDQTVIISRTIFRSGKNICRVNNQLVNTTALKQIGQFLVDIHGQHEHQSLMNSERHIGYLDQFAIQEIHPILMEYQEVFHQQQTLSRQIRQLETNEKEFVQRMDMLNFQREEIETAEISVGEEQKLLEERQMLVNHQKITDALNMSYQFIQNDEMNSLSNIGQAMSELETISDLTEDFKTLYDEVASSYYQLEEAARTIQSELSGMEMDEKRLNHVEERLNTIRQMKRKYGDSEESILEHYDNVVKELEESMFSGAKQERLEQELAEATANVQVLSHQLTTIRTAKATILEEAIVSQLKDLYLDKTIFNVVVEPVKPYELGSDLVTFYISTNPGEEPKPLTKVASGGELSRVMLGMKSIFSESQGITSIIFDEVDTGVSGRVAQAIANKIHQIATDSQVLCITHLPQVAASADHHYFIEKHIVDERTQTTVYPLSKEQRVDEVARMLAGEVITDLSKQHAKELLNLSTK; encoded by the coding sequence ATGTTAGAAGAACTAGTCATTAAAAATTTTGCGATTATTTCAGATTTACGATTGTCTTTTGAAAAAGGTATGACGGTCTTAACGGGCGAAACAGGGGCTGGAAAATCGATTATTATTGACGCTGTTGGGTTATTAGTTGGTGGACGTGGTTCTGCCGATTTTATTCGACACGCAGAAGAAAAATCGGTTTTAGAAGGTCAGTTTTTTGTGAATGAACGTGTTTTACCAGATGTTAAGGAAGCACTTGAACAATTAGGGATTGAGATGGACGATCAAACCGTTATTATTTCGAGAACTATTTTTAGAAGTGGTAAAAACATTTGCCGAGTGAATAATCAGCTAGTGAATACAACGGCGCTAAAACAGATTGGTCAATTTTTAGTAGATATTCATGGTCAACATGAGCATCAGTCGCTTATGAATTCGGAGCGTCATATCGGTTATTTGGATCAATTTGCCATACAAGAGATTCATCCTATATTGATGGAGTATCAAGAAGTGTTTCACCAACAACAGACGTTATCTCGTCAAATTCGTCAATTAGAAACAAATGAAAAAGAATTTGTTCAACGAATGGACATGTTGAATTTTCAACGTGAGGAAATTGAAACGGCTGAAATTAGTGTAGGGGAAGAACAGAAACTTCTAGAAGAACGTCAAATGTTAGTCAATCATCAAAAAATTACCGATGCCTTAAATATGAGCTACCAGTTTATTCAAAATGATGAGATGAATAGCTTATCTAATATTGGTCAAGCCATGTCTGAACTTGAAACGATTAGTGATTTGACCGAAGATTTCAAAACGTTGTATGACGAAGTCGCTTCTAGTTATTATCAATTAGAAGAAGCTGCGCGTACGATTCAAAGTGAATTAAGTGGCATGGAGATGGATGAGAAACGATTAAATCATGTAGAAGAACGCTTGAATACTATTCGCCAAATGAAGCGTAAATATGGTGATTCTGAAGAAAGTATTTTAGAACACTATGATAACGTGGTAAAAGAATTAGAAGAGTCAATGTTTAGCGGAGCAAAACAAGAACGTCTCGAGCAAGAACTAGCTGAAGCAACGGCTAATGTACAAGTGTTATCGCATCAATTGACAACGATTAGAACAGCCAAGGCAACGATTCTTGAAGAGGCAATTGTGTCACAGTTAAAAGATTTATACTTAGACAAAACTATTTTTAACGTCGTGGTAGAACCTGTAAAACCGTATGAATTGGGAAGTGACTTGGTGACCTTCTATATTAGTACAAACCCTGGAGAAGAACCTAAGCCATTAACAAAAGTTGCTTCAGGTGGTGAGTTATCACGTGTCATGTTAGGAATGAAGAGTATTTTCTCTGAATCTCAGGGAATTACGAGTATTATTTTTGATGAGGTAGACACAGGGGTGAGTGGTCGAGTTGCGCAAGCAATTGCTAATAAGATTCATCAAATTGCAACGGACTCACAAGTATTATGTATTACCCATTTACCTCAAGTAGCTGCTTCAGCGGATCATCATTATTTCATTGAGAAACATATCGTCGATGAACGTACGCAAACAACGGTCTATCCATTATCGAAAGAGCAACGTGTTGATGAAGTGGCAAGAATGTTGGCCGGTGAAGTGATCACAGACTTGTCTAAACAACATGCGAAAGAGTTATTAAATTTATCGACAAAGTAA
- a CDS encoding pyruvate, water dikinase regulatory protein, with protein sequence MSIQKQSIYIISDSAGETASNLANAATAQYGDVEFNLVKNIFITEFSDLTEILANAKKQNAMVIHTLITDEFIAYVNDFCKENKLFCLDILSPLVSEIQQRTHVNPTKLIGAAHTLNKEYFKRMDAMEFAVTYDDGKDPKGFLEADIVLLGVSRTSKTPLSLFLANKNIKVANLPIVPQSTLPKEIWQVDPKKIVGLTNDPSILNKIRQQRMIAYGLDPDTAYSDINNINQELDYAQKLYDMIGCIVINVANRSIEETSSMILHLLEIDECGYFGE encoded by the coding sequence ATGTCAATACAAAAACAATCGATTTATATCATTTCCGATAGCGCAGGTGAGACTGCTTCTAACCTAGCCAATGCTGCCACTGCACAGTACGGAGACGTTGAATTTAATCTCGTTAAAAATATTTTTATCACTGAATTTAGTGATTTAACTGAGATTTTAGCCAATGCTAAAAAACAAAACGCGATGGTGATCCATACGTTAATTACTGATGAATTTATTGCCTATGTTAATGATTTTTGTAAAGAAAATAAACTATTTTGTTTGGATATTCTTTCGCCACTCGTTAGCGAAATTCAACAGCGAACACACGTCAATCCGACCAAATTAATTGGCGCTGCCCATACGTTAAACAAAGAATATTTCAAGCGCATGGATGCAATGGAATTTGCCGTAACCTATGATGACGGCAAAGACCCTAAAGGCTTCCTAGAAGCAGATATTGTCTTGTTAGGTGTCTCTAGAACATCGAAAACACCACTAAGCTTGTTCTTAGCCAATAAAAATATTAAAGTCGCTAACTTACCGATTGTCCCGCAATCAACCTTACCAAAAGAAATTTGGCAAGTCGATCCTAAAAAAATCGTTGGTCTAACAAATGATCCAAGTATTCTTAACAAAATTAGACAACAACGAATGATTGCTTACGGATTAGATCCTGATACTGCTTATTCTGATATTAATAACATTAATCAAGAACTAGACTATGCCCAAAAATTATACGACATGATTGGCTGTATTGTAATCAATGTTGCCAATCGTTCCATCGAAGAAACTTCTTCTATGATTTTACATTTATTAGAAATTGACGAATGCGGTTATTTCGGCGAATAA